The following DNA comes from Alnus glutinosa chromosome 6, dhAlnGlut1.1, whole genome shotgun sequence.
CTCGTAAGGGCTCTATAGCTGTATGTCCTAATTTTGATGCCCCATCAATTTTCGTGCAAAGCGATGCATTCTCTAAAGAAGCAGCTATGACTACGTTTGCCAAGGCCTTCAAATCAGGCAGGTGTATTGTAAGGAGAATTGTGTTTGATGCCTCAGCCGTTGCGTCACTTAAAGCCAAAGCAACCAGCCCAAGCGTGCAAAAACCAACAAGAGTTGAGGTTGTGTCGGCACTCCTATGGAAATGCTTCACGACTGCTTTCAAGGCCACTTCTGGCATTCAAAAGGCAACCTATATGACCCATTCAGTGAATTTCCGCCGAAGAGCAGATCCACAATTCACAGACTCTTCCATGGGAAATTTATTTTGGGGAGCAGGCGCATTATGCATGCCTGAGGAGATAGATTTCCCTTACATGGTGAGCAAGCTTAGAGAAGCCATAATGAAAATTGATGCCGATTTAGTAAAAAGCCTACAAGGTGATGGAGGGCTTTCCAAAGTTTGTGAGCTTATGAAAGCAACGACCGACACACTCGCAAGAGTAGAATCTTCTTATGGAATGGATTTCATTGCGGTTACCAGTTGGTGTAACTTTGGTATGTATGACATTGATTTCGGGTGGGGAAAGCCGATGTGGGTAAGCAGTGTTGGTTTAAGCGGCGATTCGGAGACAGTGTTCCCAACATCGATAATTCTAATGGATACAAAATCCCGCAATGGAGTAGAAGCATGGGTTAcgttagaagaag
Coding sequences within:
- the LOC133870962 gene encoding stemmadenine O-acetyltransferase-like codes for the protein MKMEIEIISKECIKPSSPTPPNLKTYKLSLLDQVHSSIYIPVILFYPMNQSISHDVVDIVSQRSQLLKQSLSETLTRFYPLAGKVKDDLSIDCNDEGVLYLEAYANCHLVDYLNQPNLASLQQFLPQQMTFTDPVAGDYVAMVKVTSFACGGFAIGILVCHMVADGTAFSAFLNGWAVTARKGSIAVCPNFDAPSIFVQSDAFSKEAAMTTFAKAFKSGRCIVRRIVFDASAVASLKAKATSPSVQKPTRVEVVSALLWKCFTTAFKATSGIQKATYMTHSVNFRRRADPQFTDSSMGNLFWGAGALCMPEEIDFPYMVSKLREAIMKIDADLVKSLQGDGGLSKVCELMKATTDTLARVESSYGMDFIAVTSWCNFGMYDIDFGWGKPMWVSSVGLSGDSETVFPTSIILMDTKSRNGVEAWVTLEEEDMTMLVQDKELLAFASLDPSPIK